AGCTGATGCCATTCATCCCAAGCATTTCGATGTGGTTGTTTCAAGTGTACGTAAGGGTATAATGAAAGTAGTCACAACTACAAGGTACCATCGTTAGCAACAAAACTGGGCACAACTTTGAAGATATGTGCGCTTATTTGTAAGGGTGATGCTATAAAGTCTTCAGATAAGCACACAGAGGAAGCAGCAGAAAAGTTTCTCCAGTTGTGTGAGATGGAATATACAGACACAGTTAGTGCCAACGCTCTCACTACATTGAATGATATGAAAAGAAACAAACCCAAATTACTTCCCTTAGTGGAGGATGTTTCAAAGCTACACTTGCACCTGAAAGCAGTGGCACTAGAGACTAAGAAGAAAGTGAAAGAAGCACAGGTGCCTGATGTGAAAACGTGGTATGAACTTAGTCAAGTAACTCTGGCACAGTTGATTCTCTTCAACCGCAGAAGAAGTGGGGAGATGGAAAGGATGAAGTTAGAAGATTACCAGAATGCATCCAGTGAATTGAAAGAAGATATTGTGAATTGCTTGTCACCATGGGAGAAGAACTtgtgtaaaaaaatgaaaagagtTGAGATAAAAGGGAAGAGGGGACGTAATGTGCCAGTTATCATTCCTGGTAAATTGAAAGAACAGCTTGAAGAACTTATTGCCAAACGAGAAAAGGTTGGTGTGACCAGTGCAAATCCATATGTATTTGCATGTCTAAAGGGATCAGAACTTCCCATTAGAGGTTCTGTGGCATTACAGAAGTATGCAGATAACTGCAATTTGACACAACCTGAACTGTTGTCATCAACCAAACTTAGGAAGCAGATAGGAACTCTGTCTCAGGTTTTTAACCTACAAGAAAACGAGCAGGACATCCTAGCTGGATTCATGGGCCATGATATAAGAGTTCATCGCCAGTACTACCGTCTCCCAGAAGACACGCTACAAGTAGCCAAAGTCAGTAAAATTCTGCTAGCTATGGAAAAGGGCAATATAGAAGAGTTCAAAGGGAAATCATTGGAGGAAATCACAGTTGACCTTGATGGTAAGTAGAAAAAATGCACTTGGTACACTAATAATTCTACAACTGTTAGAAAAACAATTATATTACAAGAACCGGTCCCACTAAACAACATACTTTGGCTATCACACATTGTGacaatatatgaaatagtgTGTACATAGCTTTCTTTATTGGTAAAATCTAAAAATTTTGAGGACACACATGGACAACTAGTTTCATGGTGTGGACCACCTGATTTGATCATGTAGTTAAGTGAACGACCACAACAAAAACTGATGATGCTCGTTTACAGTTAATCTTGAATAGTTAGGTTAGTATATTTCCCCCAAATGTATATGCACAACAAAATGACcctaatttcatttcaataacaGTATGAGGTATTGTATGAGGTGGTAATGTTTCATGTATTAATTTCTAACAATACCTGTgaatataaactaggatattttaaattttttcaaCATGATCACTTATATTTCATGATTATATTCAATGGGCTTACACTTAGCTGCACTTACTGAAACTTTGCATACAAATCATGTACTTCAATGAACAGATTTAATTTACCTTTGCTTCATAATTGGATTTCTGATTTTGCTTCCAATTTTGTATGTGTAGATATAAGTGATGATAGTGCCTCTGACAAAGAAGATGAGGACACTACCAAAGGAGGAGGAAAGAATGTTGGCACTAGTCAATCCAACAACCCTGACACAGATAATGCTGCCAGTGAGTAGTAATTTCTAGTTTCTCTGTTTCAGAAAAATTTCATCAATTTCCTGTGTCATTCATTATAGAGTTCAAGGACAACTGTACCATTATGTGAATTTTTCATCATCTGACCCAGGACATTCATTAGTTTGTTTATTCAAGGTAGATAAACAAATCATAAAGCCAAAATATCAGGTTAGCAACAAAGAAGTTCAAAGTCTATGCTGAATGAATAGTATTCGCTATCAGTGTTCAGTCTCAATGTAAGTGTGTGTAGTCATTATAAATGTCTGGATGATTGCCATTGTCTGATGTAGAACTATATGTGAGAGAATTGATAAGCACAGTAATGGTTTCCGAATGTAACCAAGGCAGTGTCGCACAATTAAGCTGCCCATTTCTCTGTAATgttgacaaaaaacaaatagaaaacagTGAGACCTCTGAGAGAGAGttgattataattatttcaagtCACTCTGTCATCCAGTAATTTGGTGATGTTTGAGAAATGTGAAAAACACTCAATTTGGGGATGATATGAAAAGTATACACTGTACACGACATGTCTTTGAGTTTTATCTGTCACTAGTTGCATGGTATGATATATTAGTGTCAAAACTTTCATACGGGTAGTGATGTCTTCACTAATTCAAAAGACACAAGCATTTGAATATTCTATTATTGGTACTTTTGGATTATTGGACACATTACGAAATTGATGCTTTTATGGTTTTCAGGGCTCATTTTCCCTGAAGACAAAGAAGATGAGGATACTACCAAAGAATGAGGAGAGAATGATGGCATTAGTCAACCCAACAACCCTGACACAGATAATGCTGCCAGTGAGTAGTAATTTCTAGTATCTCtgtttcaaaaaaattatatcaatttCCTGTACGTGTCATTCATCACACAGTCCAAGCATATCTTGGGTACTGCAATGATTAATTTTGTTTGAAGGGACAGAGATGCAATCATATAACTATGGTGCATTTTATTCTCTATGAGTCTATGCTTTAAGTCCCTGACCTTGCTGTGGGCCCCTCCTGGTGGCCAGTTCAAAGCTGCAGTGACCCCTGTAAtctatacatttttaaatagtGTAATATAAATCATTGTGGGGTCAACTGACCACAGTTGGGAATGGCCACCAGAGGGTGCATGGATATGTCAAGGATTTTATACAACTAGGTCAAGGATTTTATACAAAGACCCAAAGAGCCATTACAGATATTCCACCATAGTATATACTTTCATCTCTACTTACCCTTTAAACAACAAACAATCTAATACCTGGCCAGTTTTTGCACCTGTTGTCCTATGCCAGAAATGTTAACTCTAAGTAATCTGGCAGAGACATTCATTATTATATGCCTCATATTTATCAAACATTGTGTATGCTGCACCCATTTATTTCAATGGAATCTTGCTGATGACATAGTGGTCCAAATGTGACAGTAATATCCAAAAACAACCTGGAACTTAGTTTAACAGTATATTAAGATATATATTAATCAACCAACTGTCAAAATGGCATAGTTTTCTCAGATATGGCAAAAGGAGCCCCATTCTAATATCAACCCCTGAGTAATCAATGATGATCTTTGTAATAAAGTGCTAACCTTTGACTGAGACCTCGATCTCTGTCCATGATCAAAGATCCAAAATATCTAGATGGAAAAGAGGCAGCTCCTTGGGCTTTCATTCACATATAGTTCTAACAACACCATTGATGAGTGTTTTATACATCTTTCTCTAGGTTGGTGCGTTGAGACTAGGCCAAACCAGGACATACAGCAGGAAAGATTATTTCGCATTTTCTTTCTTTGTGTATTACTTACTTTAAGTTTTTGCCTCTCAAGTCTTTTTGTTGGACTGTTCTTTGGTATTTTTCTAAATTAATACATAGTTTCAAACATGCATTCTTAGCCCCCAGGTGTAATCATGATGGATGCTAATACATTGGGTTCCCTCAGTCCCTCCATCTGTGCTTCTGTCTATCCATCATGTGTCTATATACATTTGTGTCTACCTGTATCTCCAATATACAGCagcaaaaatattttaattgtcGATGAGAATTAATGTGACAATTAAGTCAGTGGCTGGAGGACCTCATACTAGTGTCAACTCATAGTACAATGACTTACTGAGGGTTATTTATACATCATTTCCAGGAAACAAGTCTGTCTCAGCAATACCACATCAGCCCACAAAGAGAAAATGGACCACCATAGAGAGTGAATCTGTGAAGGCATTTTTCCGTAAAGAAATCAGACTTCACAAAGTACCAGGGAAGGTAGCTTGTTTAGAGTGTAAAACACATTACTCAGCTCTGCTTGTGAATCGCGGATGGAGGGATATCAAATTCCATGTGTATAACATTATActtaaaaacaagaaaaagtaaCTCAACGCTCCTTAGTAAAGAGGGACATCGAAAGTCAGAGACTAATCATGTAGTTGTATTTGGCTAATACATGATTAACTCAGTCATACTGTGTAAGAGAACTGTTTCTCATTTTCAGAGTTATCATGTGGTTGTATTTGGTTAATACATGATTAACTCTGTCATACTGTGTAAGAGAACTGTTTCTCATTTtcagaaagttttttttttcagaaagttGTTACcatgggttgttttttttattaaactcTTTGTCATATAAGAGTACTGTTACTCATTTTTagaaagtgaccatttacttgTATTTGACTAATACATGTTGAACTCTGTTATAGAGTATGTGTAGGAGTACTGTCACTCATTTTCAGAGAGTTATCATGTGGTTGTATTTGGTTAATACATGATTAACTCTGTCATACTGTGTAAGAGAACAGTTTCTCATTTTCAGAGTTATCGTGTGGTTGTATTTGGCTAATACATGATTAACTCTGTCATACTGTGTAAGAGAACTGTTTCTCATTTTcagaaagtatttttttttcagaaagttGTTACCatgggttgtttttttattaaacTCTTTGTCATATAAGAGTACTGTTACTCATTTTTagaaagtgaccatttacttgtatttgactaatacatgttgaactctgttataatatagtatgtgtAGGAGTACTGTCACTCATTTTCAGAGAGTTATCATGTGGTTGTATTTGGTTAATACATGATTAACTCTGTCATACTGTGTAAGAGAACTGTTTCTCATTTTCAGAGTTATcgtgtatttgtatttggttAATACATGATTAACTCTGTCATACTGTGTAAGAGAACTGTTTCTCATTTTCAGAATTATCATGTAGTTGTATTTGGCTAATAGATGTTTAACTCAGTCATACAGTGTGAGAAAACTGTTACTCATTTTCagaaagtattttttttcagaaagttGTTACCatgggttgtttttttattaaacTCTTTGTCATATAAGAGTACTGTTACTCATTTTTagaaagtgaccatttacttgTATTTGACTAATACATGTTGAACTCTGTTATATAGTATGTGTAGGAGTACTGTCACTCAGATCATTTTCAAAGAGTTATCATGTGGTTGTATTTGGTTAATACATGATTAACTCTGTCATACTGTGTAAGAGAACTGTTTCTCATTTTCAGAGTTATCGTGTATTTGTATTTGGCTAATACATGATTAACTCTGTCATACTGTGTAAGAGAACTGTTTCTCATTTTCAGAGTTATCATGTGGTTCTATTTGGTTAATACATGATTAACTCTGTCATACTGTGTAAGAGAACTGTTTCTCATTTTCAGAGTTATCATGTGGTTCTATTTGGTTAATACATGATTAACTCTGTCATACTGTGTAAGAGAACCGTTTCTCATTTTCAGAGTTATCATGTGGTTGTATTTGGTTAATACATGATTAACTCTGTCATACTGTGTAAGAGAACTGTTTCTCATTTTCAGAGTTATCATGTGGTTCTATTTGGTTAATACATGATTAACTCTGTCATACTGTGTAAGAGAACTGTTTCTCATTTTCAGAGTTATCATGTGGTTCTATTTGGTTAATACATGATTAACTCTGTCATACTGTGTAAGAGAACCGTTTCTCATTTTCAGAGTTATCATGTGGTTGTATTTGGTTAATACATGATTAACTCTGTCATACTGTGTAAGAGAACTGTTTCTCATTTTCAGAGTTATcatgtggttgtatttgtttctCATTTTCAGAGTTATCATGTGGTTGTATTTGGCTAATAGATGTTTTACTCAGTCATACAGTGTGAGAGAACTGGTTAATACATGATTAACTCTGTCATACTGTGTAAGAGAACTGTTTCTCATTTTCAGAGTTATCGTGTGGTTGTATTTGGCTAATACATGATTAACTCTGTCATACTGTGTAAGAGAACTGTTTCTCATTTTCAGAGTTATcgtgtatttgtatttggttAATACATGATTAACTCTGTCATACTGTGTAAGAGAACTGTTTCTCATTTTCAGAGTTATCATGTGGTTCTATTTGGTTAATACATGATTAACTCTGTCATACTGTGTAAGAGAACTGTTTCTCATTTTCAGAGTTATCATGTGGTTCTATTTGGTTAATACATGATTAACTCTGTCATACTGTGTAAGAGAACTGTTTCTCATTTTCAGAGTTATCATGTGGTTCTATTTGGTTAATACATGATTAACTCGGTCATACTGTGTAAGAGAACTGTTTCTCATTTTCAGAGTTATCATGTGGTTCTATTTGGTTAATACATGATTAACTCTGTCATACTGTGTAAGAGAACTGTTTCTCATTTTCAGAGTTATCATGTGGTTCTATTTGGTTAATACATGATTAACTCTGTCATACTGTGTAAGAGAACTGTTTCTCATTTTCAGAGTTATCATGTGGTTGTATTTGGTTAATACATGATTAACTCTGTCATACTGTGTAAGAGAACTGTTTCTCATTTTCAGAGTTATCATGTGGTTGTATTTGGTTAATACATGATTAACTCTGTCATACTGTGTAAGAGAACTGTTTCTCATTTTCAGAGTTATCATGTGGTTGTATTTGGTTAATACATGATTAACTCTGTCATACTGTGTAAGAGAACTGTTTCTCATTTTCAGAGTTATCATGTGGTTGTATTTGGTTAATACATGATTAACTCTGTCATACTGTGTAAGAGAACTGTTTCTCATTTTCAGAGTTATCATGTGGTTGTATTTGGTTAATACATGATTAACTCTGTCATACTGTGTAAGAGAACTGTTTCTCATTTTCAGAGTTATCATGTGGTTGTATTTGGTTAATACATGATTAACTCTGTCATACTGTGTAAGAGAATTGTTTCTCATTTCCAGAGTTATCATGTAGTTGTATTTGGTTAATAGATGTTTAACTCAGTCACATAGTGTAAGAGAACTGTTTTCCATTTTCAGACAGTTATCATGTAGTAATGATATATGCAAGtcataatatatatgcataatatgCAAGTCAGTTTGTGTCATCATACTATCCAATTTGGCCACAAGGCAGTCATTATCTTACAATCAAGGGATACTGAAATCAAAACAGGGATCAGCAGCTTCAAAATTCTTAGCCGACAAGGGCTGTGTTATagatgatgactacatgtaggTTGTTACCTTCTTGTATTGCGTCAAATTGTATACACTGTTTGTTGATTGTTATAAGACATACACACTGTCAAAGATATGTCATCTTTTGAAGAGTTGTTATTATCTTGTAATTTGCAAATACATATTAAACTTGGTTATAGAAGGTTTACTCAAACGGTGACTTGTCATTTTCTGAGTGTTGTGTGTATCTTGTTGCAGTATGGTGATAAACGTATGTAAGAATTGGCAAGGTCGACTATTCATCTCTCTTGATGTATTTGTTGCCTGGGAGGGGTTGAAGTAGGCCAAGTATTATAACACTGGCATCCCAAAACCACCAAGTTCCACCTAGTGCCTGGAATAGCCATGTATTGATggattgtatataaatatataaagtaaatattctaaaaattaaaatgtgtgtaaatgtttgtcacatgacatcattaaatAGTAAAATGGCCACAATGCTAAGAACTTTGATTAATTTTGGTATTCAGCCAGATAAACATATTGATTTGTCTTCTCATTTAGCGACTCTGTGAACATGCATAAATAGGATGCGTTTGCTAGTACTTGAAAGTATCAGATTAAATTGTTTCTTGTGTCCAAAAAAGGCAGATATAATGTGGCAAGAACATACATGTTTGAATTCAGGGACACATAGGGATCCCCAAATATGGAAACTTCTTGTCATGTGCAGACActgaatattcaaaatggccaacAATCAATACGTTCTTTAACCAATTCCAAATGTTTTagcttttatttcataataaaaGATCTGTTAAAATACACATGAGGGAAACGGTAATCTTGCTGATCGCACCAGTTTACTCGACTTAATTCTTCAGCAAAAAACACTTGAAGAAGATGAATCAAGAAAATGCAATTAGTTGTTCCTGTGCAACAACCCTCACAACGATCAGGAAACTTCTTGGTAGCCTTTCTTTGCAACTACTGCAGATTGTT
This portion of the Glandiceps talaboti chromosome 7, keGlaTala1.1, whole genome shotgun sequence genome encodes:
- the LOC144438066 gene encoding uncharacterized protein LOC144438066, translating into MGFKKKRKEEALQFRKGSKERKARLQLLVNKGNHAHNCDVLEKGSGLLIPYKRPNVDVPYTEYLPCQYCLGYFMRGDLWKHEKSCTMISKKTKASGHIQSKSAMLLPVAKEASDGLKANVLSKMHADSIGLAVRNDALIVKFGARKYMRKGTDPFQCQFISQKMRELGRLLLVIREGDAIKSSDKHTEEAAEKFLQLCEMEYTDTVSANALTTLNDMKRNKPKLLPLVEDVSKLHLHLKAVALETKKKVKEAQVPDVKTWYELSQVTLAQLILFNRRRSGEMERMKLEDYQNASSELKEDIVNCLSPWEKNLCKKMKRVEIKGKRGRNVPVIIPGKLKEQLEELIAKREKVGVTSANPYVFACLKGSELPIRGSVALQKYADNCNLTQPELLSSTKLRKQIGTLSQVFNLQENEQDILAGFMGHDIRVHRQYYRLPEDTLQVAKVSKILLAMEKGNIEEFKGKSLEEITVDLDDISDDSASDKEDEDTTKGGGKNVGTSQSNNPDTDNAARLIFPEDKEDEDTTKE